One part of the Raphanus sativus cultivar WK10039 chromosome 7, ASM80110v3, whole genome shotgun sequence genome encodes these proteins:
- the LOC108814300 gene encoding F-box/FBD/LRR-repeat protein At5g22660, whose product MSRRGAIRRSGEDWINFLPDPLLYQILSDLPTKTAVTTSVLSNRWRHLWLLTPILDLNIDDFPDYATFSSFVSRFLDFSKESCLHKLKLAFKRQDDDDDSSFSLTSWIETAVLRKIQHLEVDCRLSFMCEMMPLSLYLCETLVSLRLHYVALRSFESLSLPNLKVMHLEENLYDTDDVLENLISSCPVLESLTVVRNVDETVKVLRVRSKTLNTLKLVLDSSESWYNDDGDDWEVLIDAPGLEYLSLEDDQSVCFVIISNLSASSKVEIDVSFNVNDIWDVNDESMERFSAVGKLLNGVSSVRDMTISETTLKIICQYMNFEPVPCFPNMIRLQTELYITDMKLSLLKFLESFPNLQTLILKLKGVIYTENMRLSLIPKCLQTSLEYVELARPNCGPGIEMIMELVKYLLENCLVLKKFTLRLECDKKEQESTVVTQLMRFRTCSSACVIDVVRLEDD is encoded by the exons ATGAGTAGGCGAGGAGCGATTCGTAGATCCGGAGAAGATTGGATAAACTTCTTACCTGATCCTTTGCTATATCAGATACTCTCTGATCTTCCTACAAAGACTGCTGTTACCACTAGTGTCTTGTCCAATAGATGGAGACATCTCTGGCTTTTGACACCAATCTTGGATTTAAACATCGATGACTTCCCTGACTACGCTACCTTCTCGAGCTTCGTCTCCAGGTTTCTTGATTTCTCCAAGGAGTCGTGCTTACACAAGCTGAAGCTTGCTTTCAAGAgacaagatgatgatgatgattcgtCTTTTTCGCTCACGTCGTGGATCGAAACCGCGGTTTTGCGTAAGATCCAACATCTTGAAGTTGACTGTCGTTTGAGTTTCATGTGTGAGATGATGCCTCTAAGCCTTTACTTATGCGAGACTTTGGTTTCACTGAGACTCCACTATGTAGCGTTGCGTAGCTTCGAGTCTTTGTCTTTACCTAATCTCAAGGTGATGCATCTGGAAGAGAATCTATACGATACCGACGATGTTCTCGAGAATCTCATCTCGTCCTGCCCCGTTCTTGAATCTTTAACGGTCGTTAGAAACGTTGATGAGACTGTAAAGGTTCTACGTGTTCGGTCTAAAACACTGAACACTCTCAAACTCGTTCTCGATAGTTCCGAGTCTTGGTACAATGATGATGGTGACGATTGGGAGGTTTTGATTGATGCTCCTGGACTCGAGTATCTGAGTCTTGAAGATGACCAGTCGGTTTGTTTTGTAATAATAAGCAACTTGTCTGCATCTTCAAAGGTAGAGATTGATGTAAGTTTCAATGTGAATGATATTTGGGACGTGAATGATGAGTCAATGGAGAGGTTCAGCGCTGTTGGTAAACTTCTCAATGGGGTATCGAGTGTAAGGGACATGACTATAAGTGAAACAACTTTGAAG ATCATCTGTCAGTACATGAATTTCGAACCGGTGCCTTGTTTTCCCAACATGATACGGTTACAAACAGAACTCTATATTACTGATATGAAATTGTCATTGCTAAAGTTTCTTGAGAGCTTTCCGAATCTCCAAACACTGATCCTG AAGCTGAAAGGTGTGATATATACAGAGAACATGAGGTTGTCATTGATACCAAAGTGTTTACAAACGAGCCTAGAGTATGTTGAGCTGGCAAGACCAAACTGTGGACCTGGGATAGAGATGATTATGGAGCTAGTCAAGTACTTGCTTGAGAACTGTCTAGTCCTCAAGAAATTTACTTTGCGGTTGGAGTGTGATAAAAAGGAGCAAGAGTCTACCGTCGTTACACAACTCATGAGGTTCAGGACATGTTCTAGTGCTTGTGTAATCGATGTTGTTAGACTTGAAGATGATTAG
- the LOC108814301 gene encoding histone deacetylase HDT2 isoform X1, with translation MEFWGVEVKAGMPLKVRPQVDHLIHLSQATIDAKKGESGLLYVTIDWKKHVIGTLSQDHIPQMTFDLVFEQEFELSHSLESGSVHFVGYRSPNIDQEEDYPSDSEEEEEVVPATSTVTSVGNAAAASKAAGSKPKAKPAEVKPESESDDDDESEEEKDEEDDSEEEEEDEEEEEETPKQPEQPSNKKRATASASKTPVPAKKTKTAVAPTPQNTEEKKKSGHTATPHPAKKGGKSPNQGPGQSSAGNKKQFNSGKQSGSNNKGKGKGKGRA, from the exons ATGGAATTTTGGG GAGTTGAAGTTAAGGCTGGGATGCCACTAAAAGTGAGGCCTCAAGTAGACCATCTCATCCACCTTTCTCAG GCTACAATCGATGCCAAAAAGGGAGAATCTGGTCTCTTGTACGTGACTATTGATTGGAAGAAACATGTCATTGGAACGCTCTCTCAAGACCACATTCCTCAGATGACCTTTGACCTTGTCTTCGAGCAGGAGTTTGAGCTTTCTCACTCTTTGGAGAGTGGTAGTGTCCACTTTGTTGGCTACAGATCTCCCAACATCGATCAAGAGGAGGACTACCCTTCTGAttcagaggaggaggaggaggtggttcCTGCTACTTCAACTGTCACTTCCGTTGGgaatgctgctgctgcttccaAGGCTGCTGGCTCAAAACCAAAAGCCAAGCCTGCTGAAGTGAAGCCTGAGTCAGagtctgatgatgatgatgagtctgaggaggagaaggatgaagaagatgactctgaggaggaggaggaggatgaagaggaagaggaggagaccCCTAAGCAG CCTGAGCAGCCGAGCAACAAGAAGAGGGCCACTGCATCTGCTTCCAAAACACCTGTCCCAGCAAAGAAGACCAAAACTGCAGTAGCACCCACTCCTCAGAACACTG aagagaagaagaagagcggGCACACAGCTACACCACACCCCGCTAAAAAGGGTGGAAAGAGTCCTAACCAGGGCCCAGGTCAATCATCCGCTGGTAACAAGAA GCAATTCAATTCTGGCAAGCAGTCTGGTTCCAACAACAAGGGCAAGGGAAAAGGAAAGGGCAGAGCCTAA
- the LOC108818000 gene encoding protein TIC 100, whose translation MANNNDLTESQPQQDNNDEEEEEDEQSPKEEEEPGSGSGSDSDSSSSEESESDFESDNEPDTGTGFNYIRPSDLPPDPNITPETNIRRFNRLLEGKRMKRLHEEEERKYKFHEDLFDFPKDPEMWREEDLREVWADAPVKMTKPGWDPAWADEEDWEVVKEEIGEGRDPGIQPFYVPYRKPYPAIPDNHYDIDTPKAVVEELDRIEEFLQWVSYIFPDGSSYEGTVWDDLAQGKGVYIAENGLVRYEGEWLQNDMEGHGVVEVDIPDIEPMPGSKLEDKMRAEGRIIKRDYMSPEDRKWLEMDVEDSIALTDGNYEVPFYENQEWITQFGEKPEKGRYRYAGQWKHGRMHGCGVYEVNERTLFGRFYFGELLEEEHGCTVDVCALHSGLAEVAAAKARMFVNKPDGMVREERGPYGDPQHAYFYEEDDVWMAPGFINQFYDVPEYWEAYVEEVDQEREMWLNSFYKAPLRLPMPAELEYWWQNVEVTPEFVVLNKEPEPDPEDPSKLVQKEDPVILHTPTGRIINYVEDEKHGVRLFWQPPLEEGEDVDPSKVEFLPLGFDEFYGKNVAARKEHPVKRFVLGIEKAVKPMLDGIEKWTEEKKRENEERKEMLEKELELVEAEICLEEAIEEMDEILKMKEQEEEKKTEMGLSEEDEEDVVVAAPVVKEEKVVVTPKEKKQEEDESKDDSDDDDEEDDDSDDDDELGPSSFGSVDKRSRTSPFSASSLSFATCGLFPAVQSRLERSFLAWKQQRAEPSKLIPGINKGGDNDASASSIHFPPLSSNKAGLKMGKVSNRGCIQRSSRSQSQLLSLSRLLSSNAASCSSHDRSSGEDQGWLWKTPVEEREAVLSLQVQTKCSNLFAHTQALPLESLSSFKL comes from the exons ATGGCTAACAACAACGACCTCACCGAGTCACAGCCCCAACAGGACAAcaacgatgaagaagaagaagaagacgaacaATCCcccaaggaagaagaagaacccgGCTCCGGCTCCGGCTCAGACTCCGACTCATCCTCCTCCGAAGAATCCGAATCCGACTTCGAATCCGACAACGAACCCGACACCGGCACGGGCTTCAACTACATCCGCCCAAGCGACCTCCCGCCGGACCCGAACATAACCCCGGAGACGAACATCCGGCGCTTCAACCGCCTCCTGGAGGGGAAGCGGATGAAGCGTCTCcacgaggaggaggagaggaagTACAAGTTCCACGAGGACCTCTTCGACTTCCCCAAGGACCCGGAGATGTGGAGGGAGGAGGATCTGAGGGAGGTGTGGGCGGACGCTCCTGTGAAGATGACGAAACCGGGGTGGGACCCGGCGTGGGCGGATGAGGAGGATTGGGAGGTGGTGAAGGAGGAGATTGGGGAAGGGAGGGATCCTGGGATCCAGCCCTTTTATGTTCCGTATAGGAAGCCGTACCCGGCGATTCCGGATAATCATTATGATATTGATACTCCTAAGGCTGTTGTTGAGGAGCTTGATAGGATTGAGGAGTTTCTTCAGTGGGTTAGCTACATCTTCCCTGACGGCAGCTC GTATGAAGGCACAGTATGGGATGACTTGGCTCAAGGCAAAGGTGTTTACATTGCTGAAAATGGGCTTGTGAG GTACGAGGGTGAATGGCTTCAGAATGATATGGAAGGTCATGGGGTTGTTGAAGTTGATATTCCTGACATTGAGCCCATGCCAGGTTCCAA GCTTGAAGATAAGATGCGTGCTGAAGGGAGGATTATCAAGAGAGATTATATGTCTCCAGAAGACAGGAAGTGGTTGGAAATGGATGTCGAGGACAGCATTGCGCTAACTGATGGGAATTACGAAGTTCCTTTCTATGAAAACCAAGAGTGGATCACTCAGTTTGGCGAAAAACC GGAGAAAGGTCGGTATCGCTATGCTGGTCAATGGAAGCATGGTAGAATGCATGGGTGTGGTGTCTACGAAGTTAACGAACGCACCCTATTT GGTAGATTCTACTTTGGGGAGCTATTGGAAGAAGAGCATGGCTGTACCGTAGATGTTTGTGCG CTGCATTCTGGTTTGGCGGAGGTTGCTGCAGCTAAGGCTCGGATGTTTGTAAACAAACCCGACGGAA TGGTCAGAGAAGAAAGGGGCCCGTACGGTGATCCTCAACATGCTTACTTttatgaagaagatgatgtgtGGATGGCACCAGGTTTCATCAACCAGTTTTACGAT GTACCTGAGTATTGGGAGGCCTACGTAGAGGAGGTGGATCAAGAAAGGGAAATGTGGTTGAACTCTTTTTACAAAGCTCCTTTGAGGTTACCAATGCCTGCTGAGCTCGAATATTGGTGGCAAAACG TGGAGGTGACACCAGAGTTTGTGGTACTGAACAAAGAACCCGAACCTGATCCAGAAGATCCATCGAAACTTGTGCAAAAGGAGGACCCTGTTATTCTACACACACCAACAGGTCGGATAATCAACTATGTAGAGGATGAGAAGCACGGGGTTAGACTGTTTTGGCAGCCTCCTCTGGAGGAAGGGGAAGATGTAGATCCTTCAAAAGTCGAGTTTTTGCCACTCGGGTTCGACGAGTTCTACGGGAAAAACGTTGCCGCGAGAAAGGAACACCCGGTGAAGAGATTCGTGCTTGGAATCGAGAAAGCGGTGAAGCCGATGCTTGATGGGATAGAGAAATGgacagaggagaagaagagagaaaacgAGGAGAGGAAGGAGATGCTGGAGAAGGAGCTTGAGCTAGTTGAGGCCGAGATCTGCTTAGAGGAAGCTATAGAGGAGATGGATGAGATACTAAAGatgaaagaacaagaagaggaaaAGAAAACTGAGATGGGTTTGTctgaagaggatgaagaagatgtgGTGGTTGCTGCACCGGTTGTCAAAGAAGAGAAAGTTGTTGTCactcccaaagagaagaaacagGAAGAAGATGAATCCAAAGATGATTCAGATGATGATGACGAGGAGGACGATGattcagatgatgatgatgaacttgGACCATCGAGTTTTGGATCTGTGGACAAACGAAGTAGGACTTCTCCGTTTTCAGCATCCTCGTTGTCTTTTGCTACGTGTGGCCTCTTTCCCGCG GTACAATCAAGACTAGAGAGATCATTCCTAGCATGGAAGCAACAGAGGGCAGAACCATCAAAACTGATCCCAGGAATCAACAAAGGTGGAGACAACGATGCATCAGCATCATCAATCCATTTTCCCCCACTGTCGAGTAACAAAGCTGGCTTGAAGATGGGGAAGGTATCGAACCGGGGTTGTATACAGAGAAGCTCAAGATCTCAGTCTCAGTTGCTGTCTCTATCACGTCTCCTATCGTCCAATGCTGCGTCATGTTCTTCTCATGATAGAAGCTCCGGTGAAGATCAAGGTTGGCTCTGGAAAACACCGGTTGAGGAAAGGGAGGCGGTATTGTCGCTTCAGGTTCAGACAAAGTGTTCCAATTTGTTTGCACACACTCAAGCTTTGCCGCTTGAGTCTCTCTCATCTTTTAAGCTTTAG
- the LOC108814301 gene encoding histone deacetylase HDT2 isoform X2, protein MEFWGVEVKAGMPLKVRPQVDHLIHLSQATIDAKKGESGLLYVTIDWKKHVIGTLSQDHIPQMTFDLVFEQEFELSHSLESGSVHFVGYRSPNIDQEEDYPSDSEEEEEVVPATSTVTSVGNAAAASKAAGSKPKAKPAEVKPESESDDDDESEEEKDEEDDSEEEEEDEEEEEETPKQPEQPSNKKRATASASKTPVPAKKTKTAVAPTPQNTEKKKSGHTATPHPAKKGGKSPNQGPGQSSAGNKKQFNSGKQSGSNNKGKGKGKGRA, encoded by the exons ATGGAATTTTGGG GAGTTGAAGTTAAGGCTGGGATGCCACTAAAAGTGAGGCCTCAAGTAGACCATCTCATCCACCTTTCTCAG GCTACAATCGATGCCAAAAAGGGAGAATCTGGTCTCTTGTACGTGACTATTGATTGGAAGAAACATGTCATTGGAACGCTCTCTCAAGACCACATTCCTCAGATGACCTTTGACCTTGTCTTCGAGCAGGAGTTTGAGCTTTCTCACTCTTTGGAGAGTGGTAGTGTCCACTTTGTTGGCTACAGATCTCCCAACATCGATCAAGAGGAGGACTACCCTTCTGAttcagaggaggaggaggaggtggttcCTGCTACTTCAACTGTCACTTCCGTTGGgaatgctgctgctgcttccaAGGCTGCTGGCTCAAAACCAAAAGCCAAGCCTGCTGAAGTGAAGCCTGAGTCAGagtctgatgatgatgatgagtctgaggaggagaaggatgaagaagatgactctgaggaggaggaggaggatgaagaggaagaggaggagaccCCTAAGCAG CCTGAGCAGCCGAGCAACAAGAAGAGGGCCACTGCATCTGCTTCCAAAACACCTGTCCCAGCAAAGAAGACCAAAACTGCAGTAGCACCCACTCCTCAGAACACTG agaagaagaagagcggGCACACAGCTACACCACACCCCGCTAAAAAGGGTGGAAAGAGTCCTAACCAGGGCCCAGGTCAATCATCCGCTGGTAACAAGAA GCAATTCAATTCTGGCAAGCAGTCTGGTTCCAACAACAAGGGCAAGGGAAAAGGAAAGGGCAGAGCCTAA
- the LOC108833130 gene encoding arogenate dehydratase 5, chloroplastic yields the protein MQAVSPAFSCDLKPLIQRNLTAKNARYCQVNGKRASVRCGYRSESFSFPNGVGSSRADWQSSCAILASKVASAENSSSVTGGLADQVAAVNGHSNGSVNLSLVPSETTKNGKPGLVQPLTNTDLSPAPSHGSTLRVAYQGVPGAYSEAAAGKAYPNSEAIPCDQFDVAFQAVELWIADRAVLPVENSLGGSIHRNYDLLLRHRLHIVGEVQIPVHHCLLALPGVRADCITRVISHPQALAQTEGSLNKLTPRAAIEAFHDTAAAAEYIAANNLHDTAAVASARAAELYGLQILADGIQDDAGNVTRFLMLARDPIIPRTDRPFKTSIVFAAQEHQGTSVLFKVLSAFAFRNISLTKIESRPHHNCPVRVVEDGSVGTKKHFEYTFYVDFEASMAEARAQNALAEVQEYTSFLRVLGSYPMDMTPSSALPSEDV from the coding sequence ATGCAAGCTGTTTCGCCTGCGTTCTCGTGTGATCTCAAACCCCTAATTCAAAGGAATCTAACGGCTAAAAACGCGCGTTATTGTCAAGTAAATGGAAAGCGCGCGTCTGTTCGTTGTGGTTACAGGTCTGAATCGTTTAGCTTCCCCAACGGTGTTGGCTCGAGCCGAGCTGATTGGCAGAGCTCATGCGCTATCTTAGCGAGCAAAGTAGCTTCCGCTGAGAATTCCAGCTCAGTCACCGGTGGTTTAGCCGATCAAGTAGCCGCAGTTAACGGACATAGTAACGGCTCCGTCAATCTCAGCCTCGTTCCGTCGGAGACAACGAAGAACGGGAAGCCTGGTTTAGTTCAGCCGTTAACTAATACAGATCTCTCGCCGGCGCCGTCTCACGGATCCACCCTCCGTGTCGCGTACCAAGGAGTTCCCGGCGCGTACTCCGAAGCTGCCGCCGGAAAGGCTTACCCGAACTCCGAAGCCATTCCGTGTGACCAGTTCGACGTCGCGTTTCAGGCGGTGGAGCTCTGGATCGCGGATCGTGCGGTCCTCCCGGTGGAGAATTCCCTCGGCGGCTCGATTCACAGAAACTACGATCTCCTCCTCCGTCACCGTCTCCACATCGTCGGCGAGGTTCAGATCCCGGTCCACCACTGCCTCCTCGCTCTCCCCGGAGTCCGTGCAGACTGCATCACGCGCGTGATCTCGCATCCCCAGGCCCTGGCTCAGACCGAAGGATCGCTCAACAAACTCACCCCCAGAGCCGCGATCGAGGCGTTCCACGACACGGCCGCGGCGGCGGAATACATCGCGGCGAACAACCTCCACGACACGGCGGCCGTAGCCAGCGCGAGAGCGGCGGAGCTCTACGGGCTCCAGATTCTCGCCGATGGGATCCAGGACGACGCGGGGAACGTCACGCGCTTCCTCATGCTCGCGCGTGACCCGATCATCCCACGCACGGATCGCCCGTTCAAAACGAGCATCGTCTTCGCCGCTCAGGAGCACCAGGGAACCAGCGTCCTCTTCAAAGTGCTGTCCGCGTTTGCGTTTCGGAACATCAGCCTGACGAAAATCGAGTCGCGGCCGCACCATAACTGCCCGGTCAGGGTCGTTGAAGATGGAAGCGTGGGAACAAAGAAACACTTCGAGTACACATTCTACGTGGATTTCGAGGCGTCGATGGCGGAGGCGCGTGCGCAGAACGCTCTAGCGGAGGTGCAGGAGTACACGTCATTCCTCAGGGTGTTGGGAAGTTACCCAATGGATATGACGCCGTCGTCCGCGTTACCTAGCGAAGACGTATGA